Proteins from one Bacteroidales bacterium genomic window:
- a CDS encoding manganese catalase family protein: MKEKSIELLNKAIADELSAVHQYMYFHFRCDDLGYDLLSNLFKRTAIEEMMHVEKLAERILFLKGEVEMKAAHDVQKIHDVKKMLEIAAGMETGSVKDYNEWTNECSKNADSASKKIFEALVDDEERHYDQYDKEMESLTKFGDNYLALQSIERSKNIAAGRPTE; the protein is encoded by the coding sequence ATAGAATTATTAAACAAGGCTATAGCCGACGAATTAAGTGCAGTTCACCAGTATATGTATTTCCATTTCCGTTGCGACGATTTGGGTTACGATTTATTATCAAACCTTTTTAAACGCACAGCCATTGAAGAAATGATGCACGTTGAAAAACTTGCCGAACGCATACTGTTTCTAAAAGGAGAAGTTGAAATGAAGGCAGCGCATGATGTTCAGAAAATTCACGATGTTAAAAAGATGCTCGAAATAGCAGCAGGAATGGAAACAGGGAGTGTTAAGGATTATAACGAATGGACTAACGAGTGTTCAAAAAATGCCGATTCAGCTTCTAAAAAGATTTTCGAAGCACTGGTTGACGATGAAGAACGTCATTATGACCAGTACGACAAAGAAATGGAAAGCCTTACGAAATTTGGTGATAATTATTTAGCGCTTCAATCCATCGAGCGGAGTAAGAATATTGCAGCCGGAAGACCAACAGAATAG